A single genomic interval of Oncorhynchus mykiss isolate Arlee chromosome 13, USDA_OmykA_1.1, whole genome shotgun sequence harbors:
- the LOC110486633 gene encoding 60S ribosomal protein L3 isoform X2: MSHRKFSAPRHGSLGFLPRKRSRRHRGKVKSFPKDDPSKPVHLTAFLGYKAGMTHIVREVDRPGSKVNKKEVVEAVTIVETPPMVVVGVVGYVETPRGLRSFKTIFAEHISDECKRRFYRNWYKSKKKAFTKYCKKWQDDEGKKQLEKDFASMKKYCQVVRIIAHTQMRLLPLRQKKSHLMEVQLNGGSISDKVDWAREKLEQSIPITNVFTQDEMIDVIGVTKGHGYKGVTSRWHTKKLPRKTHRGLRKVACIGAWHPSRVAFSVARAGQKGYHHRTEINKKIYKIGQGYHTKDGKLVKNNAATEYDLSNKSITPLGGFVHYGEVTNDFVMLKGCTIGVKKRVLTLRKSLLVQSSRRATEKIDLKFIDTTSKFGHGRFQTVEEKKAFMGPLKKDRIAKEETA; this comes from the exons ATG TCCCACCGTAAATTTTCGGCTCCCCGCCACGGATCCTTGGGTTTCCTGCCCCGTAAGAGGAGCAGACGTCACCGTGGTAAGGTGAAGAGTTTCCCCAAGGATGACCCCAGCAAGCCAGTTCACTTGACTGCCTTCCTTGGCTACAAGGCTGGCATGACTCACATCGTGCGTGAAGTCGACAGACCTGGCTCAA AGGTGAACAAAAAGGAAGTGGTTGAGGCTGTGACCATTGTGGAGACTCCTCCCATGGTTGTGGTGGGTGTTGTGGGTTATGTCGAGACCCCCCGTGGCCTGCGTTCCTTCAAGACCATCTTCGCTGAGCACATCAGTGATGAGTGCAAGCGTCGCTTCTACAGGAACTG GTACAAGTCCAAGAAGAAGGCCTTCACAAAGTACTGCAAGAAGTGGCAGGATGACGAGGGCAAGAAGCAGCTGGAGAAGGACTTCGCCTCCATGAAGAAGTACTGCCAGGTCGTCCGCATCATCGCCCACACACAG ATGAGGCTGCTGCCCCTGAGGCAGAAGAAGTCCCACCTGATGGAGGTGCAGCTCAATGGAGGCTCCATCTCTGACAAGGTGGACTGGGCCCGTGAGAAGCTGGAGCAGTCTATCCCCATCACCAATGTCTTCACCCAGGATGAGATGATCGACGTTATCGGTGTCACAAAGGGTCACGGATACAAAG GTGTCACCAGCCGTTGGCACACAAAGAAGCTTCCCCGTAAGACCCATCGTGGTCTGCGTAAGGTGGCCTGTATCGGTGCCTGGCATCCCTCCCGTGTGGCCTTCTCTGTGGCCCGTGCTGGTCAGAAGGGCTACCACCACCGCACAGAGATCAACAAGAAGATCTACAAGATCGGCCAGGGCTACCACACCAAGGACGGCAAGCTGGTGAAGAACAACGCCGCCACCGAGTACGATCTGTCCAACAAGAGCATCACCCCTTTGGGTGGCTTCGTCCACTACGGAGAGGTGACCAATGACTTTGTCATGCTGAAGGGCTGCACAATTGGAGTCAAGAAGAGGGTGCTAACCCTGCGTAAG TCTCTGTTGGTGCAGTCCAGCCGTCGTGCCACGGAGAAGATCGACCTCAAGTTCATCGACACCACCTCCAAGTTTGGCCACGGCCGCTTCCAGACAGTGGAGGAAAAGAAGGCGTTCATG GGACCACTCAAGAAGGACCGCATTGCCAAGGAAGAGACTGCCTAA